Within Caulobacter segnis, the genomic segment ACCACCCTGCTGCACGAGATGAAGCGTTCGGGCGCCAAGAAGGGCCTGGCGACCCTGTGCGTCGGCGGCGGCATGGGCGTGGCCATGTGCGTCGAGGCGGTCTGACACTTTATCGACACGCAACCTTAGCCGTGACCGCGCGCTTCCAGATCCGATGGTTCTGGGCGCGCGCGGGCCGGCGCCAATCATAAAAATATCCGGGAGACTGAAATGACGAGAGTTGCGTTCGTGACCGGCGGCACCCGCGGGATCGGCCGAGCCATCTGCGAGCGGCTGATCGCCGACGGACACAAGGTGGCGGCGGGCTATTCCGGCAACGAGGAAGCGGCCGCGGCCTGCGCCAAGGAGCTGGGCGTGATGGTCGTGAAGGGCAATGTCGGCTCGTTCGACGACTGCGCCGCCGCCGTGAAGAAGGTCGAAGCCGAGCTCGGACCGATCGACATCCTGGTCAACAACGCCGGCATCACCCGCGACGGCATGCTGCACAAGATGACCTACGAGCAGTGGTCGGAAGTGATCCGGGTCAACATGGACTCGGCCTTCAACATGACCCGTCCGGTGATCGAGGGCATGCGCGAGCGCAACTGGGGCCGCATCGTCAACATCAGCTCCATCAACGGCCAGAAGGGCCAGATGGGCCAGACCAACTATTCCGCCGCCAAGGCCGGCCTGATCGGCTTCACCAAGGCGCTGGCGCTCGAGAACGCCAAGAAGGGCGTGACGGTCAACGTGATCTGCCCCGGCTACATCGACACCGAGATGGTGGCGGCGGTGCCGGAGAACGTGCTGGCGGGCATCATCGCCGGCATCCCGGTCGGCCGCCTGGGCAAGGGCGAGGAGATCGCCGACATGGTCTCGTTCCTGGCGGGCGAGCGGGCCGGTTTCGTGACCGGCGCGACGCTCAGCCTGAACGGCGGCCAGTACATGGCCTGACCAGGCCTGGTCCGAAGACCTCCCCCGAAGCTCGGGCTTGACGGCGACTGTTGCGGTTTGGCCTCATGCGCGCGGCTTCGGGGTTTGGACGTTAACACGTCCAAGATTCGCCCCAGTCGGCGGGCAGTACGGATCGTATGAAATTCTGCAAGGCGGAGCTTGGCGATTGGGGGGCGAAGGCGACCCTGGCCATCGCGGCTCTGATGGTCATGGCGGCGTCGGCGAACGCCCAGCAGCTGCCGC encodes:
- a CDS encoding beta-ketoacyl-ACP reductase, coding for MTRVAFVTGGTRGIGRAICERLIADGHKVAAGYSGNEEAAAACAKELGVMVVKGNVGSFDDCAAAVKKVEAELGPIDILVNNAGITRDGMLHKMTYEQWSEVIRVNMDSAFNMTRPVIEGMRERNWGRIVNISSINGQKGQMGQTNYSAAKAGLIGFTKALALENAKKGVTVNVICPGYIDTEMVAAVPENVLAGIIAGIPVGRLGKGEEIADMVSFLAGERAGFVTGATLSLNGGQYMA